The genomic window TTTCAAACAAAGGCGAATATTTAATCAAGCTTGAAATCTTTTTAAATAATATTGATGCTAATGATAATTCTGATATTGATTCTTATAAGTTTGTATTAAGTTCTGATATTGAAAAGTTAAGCGAGAGAGGTAAGCTGCAATATAATAATTATTTATCTCAAGCTGTTTATTTTGATACTAAGCTTAGATATGGTAAGGATGGTTTAAGTGTTATTAGTCCTAAGTGGGTTGGTTCGGGTACTAAATATTTTGAAGTTTTAGTTTCAAAAGAAAATATGAATGTTGAATTTAAACAGGAAAGTAAAATTTTAAAGGCTTTTATTTTAAACAAAGTAGGTAATAAAAATATTAGTGATACCTTTTATATTTATGCAGGCCCTAAAGATAATGGATATTTAGATCTTTTTAATAAAGAGGATCTAAATAGTTTTGGTTTATCTAATGTTGAATTTGGAATGTCTGTAGAGAAGAGCTTGTTATACTTTATTCAAGTTCCTATGCAATTGATAATGCAAATTTTTTATAATGTTATTCCTAATTGGGGACTTTCAATAATGTTTCTTACAATTGTTGTAAGAATACTTATATTTCCTTTGACTTTTAAAAGTTTTAGGGCTACAGCAGAACTTTCTAAATTACAGCCAAAAATGAAAGAGATACAAGTAAAATTTAAAAATGATCCTAAAAGGTTAAATGAAGAGATGGGTAAACTTTATAGGGAAGAAGGAGTTAATCCTCTTGGAGGATGTTTTCCTATTCTTTTACAACTACCTGTATTTTTTGCTCTTTATGGCCTTGTGAATAATTTCTTTTTGCTAAGGGGGGCTAGTTTTATTCCAGGCTGGATTGATGATTTGTCAATTGGTGATAGCATATATTATTTTGGGTATAAAGTTTTTATGTGGACTGATATTAGAATTTTACCTTTTATTATGATGGTTACTCAGTTAATCTCTACAATAATTAGTTCTAATGTTAGTTTTAAAAGTCTTGGATCACAACAGAAAATTTTATATTTTGGTATGCCCATTATGTTTTTTTTCATACTGTA from Borrelia hermsii DAH includes these protein-coding regions:
- the yidC gene encoding membrane protein insertase YidC, with the protein product MSQSKRILRAIYLSLFFIGIFMIIDDIFFSHKSPSVMDKEIGFNLDKDFDIDNSSIDEDYALNLSANSKDIDVETGIYYATFSTFRGDLISLKLKDHLNLEKEPTEMVKVNMDRESLFYVTLDNLTRDLFSYDRVDDYTHDFKTNFEYNGKFYEYIKRYTFSNKGEYLIKLEIFLNNIDANDNSDIDSYKFVLSSDIEKLSERGKLQYNNYLSQAVYFDTKLRYGKDGLSVISPKWVGSGTKYFEVLVSKENMNVEFKQESKILKAFILNKVGNKNISDTFYIYAGPKDNGYLDLFNKEDLNSFGLSNVEFGMSVEKSLLYFIQVPMQLIMQIFYNVIPNWGLSIMFLTIVVRILIFPLTFKSFRATAELSKLQPKMKEIQVKFKNDPKRLNEEMGKLYREEGVNPLGGCFPILLQLPVFFALYGLVNNFFLLRGASFIPGWIDDLSIGDSIYYFGYKVFMWTDIRILPFIMMVTQLISTIISSNVSFKSLGSQQKILYFGMPIMFFFILYDMPSGLLIYWITTNIFTILQQYYIKMNVSERRNR